The proteins below are encoded in one region of Peribacillus muralis:
- the rplL gene encoding 50S ribosomal protein L7/L12, which produces MTKDQILEAVKNMTVLELNDLVKAIEEEFGVTAAAPVAVAAAGGAAAEEKTEFDVILTSAGDQKIKVIKAVREVTGLGLKEAKELVDNTPKAIKEAASKEEAEEIKAKLEEVGAGVEVK; this is translated from the coding sequence ATGACTAAAGATCAAATCTTAGAAGCAGTTAAAAACATGACTGTTTTAGAATTAAACGACCTTGTAAAAGCAATCGAAGAAGAATTCGGCGTAACTGCTGCTGCACCTGTAGCTGTAGCTGCTGCTGGCGGTGCTGCTGCTGAAGAAAAAACTGAGTTTGATGTAATCCTTACATCTGCTGGAGATCAAAAAATCAAAGTTATCAAAGCTGTTCGTGAAGTAACAGGCCTTGGACTTAAAGAAGCAAAAGAACTTGTTGACAACACTCCAAAAGCAATCAAAGAAGCTGCTTCTAAAGAAGAAGCTGAAGAAATCAAAGCTAAACTTGAAGAAGTTGGAGCTGGCGTTGAAGTTAAGTAA
- the rplJ gene encoding 50S ribosomal protein L10, protein MNAIIEQKQKIVAEISEKLTASQSTVVVDYRGLTVAQVTELRKQLREAGVEFKVYKNSLTRRAAESAELSALNESLTGPNAIAFSTEDVIAPAKILNDFAKKHEALEIKAGVIEGNVATAEEIKALAELPSREGLLSMLLSVLQAPMRGLALATKAVAEQKEEQGA, encoded by the coding sequence ATGAACGCAATTATTGAACAAAAGCAAAAGATCGTTGCTGAGATTTCTGAGAAATTGACTGCAAGCCAATCAACAGTAGTTGTTGACTACCGTGGATTGACTGTTGCTCAAGTAACAGAACTTCGTAAGCAACTTCGTGAAGCTGGCGTTGAGTTTAAAGTTTACAAAAACTCTTTAACTCGCCGTGCAGCTGAAAGTGCTGAGCTTAGCGCTTTGAACGAATCATTGACAGGACCAAACGCAATCGCATTCTCAACTGAAGATGTTATTGCGCCAGCAAAAATCCTTAACGATTTTGCGAAAAAACATGAAGCGTTAGAAATCAAAGCTGGAGTTATCGAAGGAAACGTCGCAACTGCTGAAGAAATTAAAGCTCTTGCAGAACTACCTTCACGCGAAGGCCTACTTTCAATGCTACTCAGCGTGCTACAAGCACCTATGCGCGGACTTGCTCTTGCTACAAAAGCAGTGGCAGAACAAAAAGAAGAACAAGGTGCGTAA
- a CDS encoding class I SAM-dependent methyltransferase encodes MTEHYYSRKPDVESNPKFWDFTLKGRTFRFKSDNGVFSKKEVDFGSRLLVESFTLNGAAEGNILDVGCGYGPIGISVAAAYPDRTIEMIDINSRAVELSKENAASNGIANVKIYESDRFDKVGSDQFAAILTNPPIRAGKSVVHEILEEGYRSLVAGGELWVVIQKKQGAPSAMDKMEQLFGNVEVTSKKKGYYILLSKKV; translated from the coding sequence CTGACAGAGCATTACTACTCACGAAAACCGGATGTCGAAAGCAATCCGAAATTTTGGGATTTTACATTAAAGGGACGTACTTTTCGCTTCAAAAGTGATAACGGTGTGTTTTCAAAAAAGGAAGTGGATTTCGGATCGCGCCTTTTAGTAGAGAGCTTTACCCTTAATGGGGCTGCGGAAGGAAATATTCTTGATGTGGGCTGTGGGTATGGGCCAATCGGAATATCAGTTGCGGCGGCCTATCCCGATAGAACGATAGAAATGATTGATATAAATAGCCGGGCAGTTGAATTGTCAAAAGAAAATGCCGCTTCTAATGGGATTGCAAATGTGAAGATCTACGAAAGCGACCGTTTTGACAAAGTAGGCTCCGATCAGTTTGCTGCAATTCTTACGAATCCTCCCATTCGCGCAGGTAAAAGTGTAGTCCACGAAATTTTGGAAGAAGGCTATCGCAGTCTGGTAGCTGGTGGGGAATTATGGGTGGTCATTCAAAAAAAACAAGGCGCACCATCCGCCATGGATAAAATGGAGCAATTATTTGGAAATGTTGAAGTGACGTCGAAGAAAAAAGGTTACTATATACTATTATCCAAAAAGGTTTGA